The following are from one region of the Micromonas commoda chromosome 12, complete sequence genome:
- a CDS encoding glycosyltransferase family 21 protein (candidate b-glycosyltransferase) encodes MVAVPEAWATWWRAQTLFCLIGFWFSWQWAAWSRGRARRALRKRGTASTSFCDGEDDAQNPGDDGARPGLRRRGRGEDERAKDAPKVSVVMPVKGVHPESLSNWRTQLRSAYRGDVEYIFVVESGDDPAVPLIRRLMNEAKEANIAIRAAGTSMTCSQKIHNMLAGVDACDARSTYVLFLDDDVRLHRNTIGSLVSSMEANSPEMFLSNGFPFDLPPTRGVNFPSYMTMAFHMVLLIAFSHPGEWTKNVWGGCMIVRRSSFANDEHGCRSKYERGGYSDDLILAALCDEFKRTVGAPADCVFPQHIEHTWHQWWNYMRRQLFVMDTYSTSHNKLVNHGMLLVLSYLSLAVTSGVAMCAFDLCAWAREIVTESGKTPGWEVCEWTPERCASAASFLAFAGAMHGARKMYAELAGMAALLGDEGVTESAGAIDWWRVGAAFWCCYACVPLMAVYTLTKPTVVWSGITYRKRRGLVMRMPTDDERRCMKIERMNRGFGLKVPELDAFALLGRLKSEASDYVLVDVRTEKERIVSVIKGSVTEEEYESGANAAYAGKKVVAYCTIGYRSGKYVEKLIERGVDAYNLRGSILAWTHAGGELEAPDGTPTRVVHTCGKAWALPRSDHTAVYFDNPAVARVKRMLGLAKRFGT; translated from the coding sequence ATGGTCGCCGTCCCGGAGGCGTGGGCGACTTGGTGGCGGGCGCAGACGCTGTTCTGCCTCATCGGGTTCTGGTTCTCGTGGCAGTGGGCGGCGTggagccgcggccgcgcgaggcgggcgctGCGGAAGCGgggcaccgcgtccacgagcttctgcgacggcgaagatgaCGCCCAAAacccgggcgacgacggagcgaGGCCGGGACTCAGGCGaagaggacgcggcgaggatgagcgAGCAAAGGACGCACCGAAGGTGTCGGTCGTCATGCCGGTCAAGGGAGTGCATCCAGAGTCGCTCAGCAACTGGAGGACGCAGCTTCGAAGCGCCTACCGGGGCGACGTTGAGTAcatcttcgtcgtcgagtcCGGGGACGATCCCGCCGTGCCGCTCATACGGCGGCTGATGaacgaggcgaaggaggcgaacATCGCGATACGAGCCGCTGGTACGTCGATGACGTGCTCGCAGAAGATCCACAACAtgctcgccggcgtggacgcgtgcgacgcgaggtcgACCTACGTCCTcttcctggacgacgacgtccggcTCCATCGAAACACGATCGGCTCCCTGGTGTCGTCCATGGAGGCCAACTCGCCGGAGATGTTCCTCAGCAACGGGTTCCCGTTCGACTTACCCCCAACGCGGGGCGTGAACTTTCCGAGCTACATGACGATGGCGTTTCACATGGTCCTGCTCATAGCGTTCTCCCATCCGGGCGAGTGGACCAAGAACGTGTGGGGCGGGTGCATGATTGTCCGGcgctcctccttcgcgaacgacgagcACGGGTGCAGGTCCAAGTacgaacgcggcgggtaCAGCGACGACCTCATACTGGCCGCCCTGTGCGACGAGTTCAAACGGACGGtgggcgcccccgccgactGCGTCTTTCCCCAGCATATCGAGCACACGTGGCATCAGTGGTGGAACTACATGCGGCGGCAGCTCTTCGTCATGGACACCTACTCCACCTCGCACAACAAGCTGGTGAACCACGGCATGCTGCTCGTGCTGTCCTACCTGTCGTTGGCGGTCACCTCGGGCGTGGCGATGTGCGCGTTCGACCTCtgcgcgtgggcgcgcgAGATCGTCACCGAATCCGGCAAAACGCCGGGATGGGAGGTTTGCGAGTGGACGCCGGagaggtgcgcgagcgcggcgtcgttcctAGCCTTTGCCGGGGCGATGCACGGCGCGAGGAAGATGTACGCGGAACTGGCCGGGAtggccgcgctcctcggggacgagggcgtcACGGAAAGCGCGGGTGCGATAGACTGGTGGCGGGTTGGTGCCGCGTTTTGGTGTTGCTACGCGTGCGTCCCGTTGATGGCTGTTTACACGCTGACGAAACCCACGGTGGTGTGGTCGGGGATAACCTACCGCaaacgccgcgggctcgtGATGCGCATgcccaccgacgacgagaggCGGTGCATGAAGATTGAGCGGATGAACCGCGGGTTTGGGTTGAAGGTtcccgagctcgacgcgtttGCGCTGCTCGGGCGCCTGAAGAGTGAAGCTTCCGATTACGTTTTGGTCGACGTTCGAACCGAGAAGGAGCGAATCGTGTCCGTGATAAAGGGCTCGGTGACCGAGGAAGAGTACGAGTccggcgccaacgccgcgtacgcgggTAAGAAGGTGGTCGCGTACTGCACCATAGGGTACAGGAGCGGGAAGTACGTCGAGAAGTTGATCGAAAGAGGGGTGGACGCCTACAATCTCCGGGGAAGCATCCTCGCCTGGACGCACGCGGGTGGGGAGTTGGAAGCTCCCGACGGCACACCCACCAGGGTGGTTCACACGTGCGGCAAGGCCTGGGCGCTGCCGAGGAGCGATCACACGGCGGTGTACTTCGACAatcccgcggtggcgcgcgtcaAGAGGATGCTCGGGTTGGCGAAGCGATTCGGGACGTGA
- a CDS encoding predicted protein has protein sequence MEIAAGVTPPPAPEKPKPASPQKKGGGNNQQKKGGGGGGGNSKGGDAEGAGTSSAEEVKALRIAKVAQLRDAGAEPFAYRFDRTHTATQLQSIHKDLADGAEVEGTVEAVCGRVKARRVFGKLAFLSLEDDGGSIQLYCDKKRIDAVTPGAFKRIVDLVDMGDIVGARGTVKRTEKGELSIAVDSFEMLTKSLLPLPDKFKGLTDVEMRYRQRYVDLIANPEVRDTFRARAGIVSGIRRFLDDRAFMEMETPVLETRAGGADAKPFNTFHNALGMNLTLRIATELHLKRLVVGGFERVYEMGRIFRNEGISTRHNPEFTSVEVYQAYADVSDMLELTEEMICYCCERANGGALKIQYGDELIDLGQRPWRRAPMNDLVKEAAGVDVMGDYGHNGDLAGAKAAAEAALRALGDKESMSGIPGVQQAPSVGHVLNEMFEATVETKLRQPTFVLDHPVEISPLAKPHRAKPGVTERFELFIVGRELANSFSELTDPVDQRTRLESQIETHRYEAELYPIAMDEDFVTALEYGMPPTAGMGLGVDRLVMLLTNSASIRDVIAFPLLKSQD, from the exons atggagatcgccgccggcgtgacgcctcccccggcgccggagaaACCGAAGCCCGCGAGCCCGCAAAAGAAAGGGGGCGGGAACAACCAAcagaagaagggcggcggcggcggcggcggaaacAGCaaggggggcgacgccgagggcgcgggcacgagctccgcggaggaggtgaaggCGCTGAGGATCGCCAAGGTTGCGCAGCTcagggacgcgggcgctgaGCCGTTCGCGTACAGGTTCGACCGGACGCACACCGCGACGCAGCTTCAATCGATTCATaaggacctcgcggacggcgccgaggtggagggcACCGTGGAGGCGGTGTGCGGGCGGGTGAAGGCGAGGCGCGTGTTCGGCAAGCTCGCGTTTTTAtccctcgaggacgacggcggcagcATCCAGCTGTACTGCGACAAGAAGCGCATCGACGCGGTAacgcccggcgcgttcaAGCGCATCGTGGACCTCGTGGACATGGGCgacatcgtcggcgcgcgaggcacggTCAAGCGGACGGAGAAGGGCGAGCTGTCCATCGCGGTGGACTCGTTTGAGATGCTCACCAAGTCGCTCCTGCCGCTCCCCGACAAGTTCAAGGGGCTCACCGACGTGGAGATGCGGTATCGACAGAGGTACGTCGACCTCATCGCCAACCCCGAGGTACGGGACACGTTCCGCGCGAGAGCCGGCATCGTCAGCGGCATCAGGCGCTTCCTGGACGACAGGGCTTTCATGGAGATGGAGACGCCGGTGCTCGAGACTCGCGCGGGGGGAGCCGACGCGAAGCCCTTCAACACCTTTCACAACGCGCTCGGCATGAACCTGACGCTGCGCATCGCCACGGAGCTGCACCTCaagcggctcgtcgtcgggggctTCGAGCGCGTGTACGAGATGGGCCGCATCTTCCGCAACGAGGGCATCAGCACCAGGCACAACCCGGAATTTACCAGCGTCGAGGTGTACCAGGCGTACGCGGATGTCTCGGACATGCTCGAGCTGACCGAAGAGATGATCTGCTACTGCTGCGAGCGCGCCAACGGAGGCGCGCTCAAGATTCagtacggcgacgagctgaTCGACTTGGGCCAGAGGCCCTGGCGCAGGGCGCCGATGAACGACCTGGTGAAGgaagccgccggcgtcgacgtcatgGGCGACTACGGCCATAACGGCGACTTGGCCggggccaaggcggcggcggaggccgcgcttcgcgcgtTGGGCGATAAGGAGTCCATGTCGGGCATCCCCGGGGTGCAGCAGGCGCCGAGCGTGGGTCACGTCCTGAACGAGATGTTCGAGGCGACCGTGGAGACGAAGCTGCGGCAGCCCACCTTCGTGCTCGACCACCCGGTGGAGATCTCGCCCCTCGCCAAGCCGCACCGAGCGAAACCCGGCGTCACCGAGCGCTTCGAGCTGTTCatcgtcgggcgcgagctgGCGAACTCCTTCAGCGAGCTCACCGATCCCGTGGACCAGCGAACGCGCCTGGAGTCGCAGATTGAGACGCACAGG TACGAAGCCGAGCTGTATCccatcgcgatggacgaagatttcgtcaccgcgctggaGTACGGCAtgccgcccaccgcgggcaTGGGCCTCGGCGTGGACAGGCTGGTGATGTTGCTGACGAACAGCGCGTCCatccgcgacgtcatcgcgttCCCCTTGCTCAAGAGCCAGGACTGA
- a CDS encoding predicted protein, producing the protein MSLVTLHVYDITNTQYEAANASIQGLNRFTKDILGAGGIFHGAVEVNGDEWSFGYCDRGSGVYCCRPRGNTGYTYRESIPLGVTALSPARVRNILGALQAAWQGHEYDLLARNCNHFCEAFAEMLGVGSLPAWVNRFASQADATV; encoded by the coding sequence ATGTCGCTCGTCACCCTGCACGTGTACGACATCACCAACACCCAgtacgaggcggcgaacgcctccATCCAGGGCCTGAACCGATTCACCAAGGACATCCTCGGGGCTGGGGGAATCTtccacggcgccgtggaggtGAACGGCGACGAGTGGTCGTTCGGGTACTGCGACCGGGGCAGCGGAGTGTACTGCTGCAGGCCGAGGGGGAACACGGGATACACGTACAGGGAGAGTATTCCCCTCGGGGTCACGGcgctctcgcccgcgcgagtgCGAAACATCCTGGGCGCGCTGCAGGCGGCGTGGCAAGGGCACGAGTacgacctcctcgcgcgaaACTGTAACCACTTCTGCGAGGCGTTCGCCGAgatgctcggcgtcgggtcgtTGCCGGCGTGGGTCAACAGGTTCGCGTCgcaggcggacgcgacggtc
- a CDS encoding predicted protein, which yields MSRLGRSSDGSGPESTPSGVSSPCARATSGRNSPTRASSSTPSTPFRAPESSSTGNSRTSETARVTRRAPLRISQGGEDDTAACSPSPEALLAAMSEHDDTRDVFIDAEALAEDVAAPGEGGEQPRDDDETTRDVKNTFDDDEDEDEDEDPVVDADTERGLLCASRESSLHLSRAPRVHDAFDYEPRFDGPEDLDDSADDSADDDDDGDVPRRAFATGAHAGDVSDVSDVSDVSDIGHVSDERDERDERGERLALTPLHDDDRLVERDDDRLDAGSEFRSVGVGASVSDVFDVDDENLWLAYSPTQGTSSHPNPTGSVDDEDGADPSGPEWAGPTSPLANPNRRARPRRRGVPEGRRDVPIGDGRRWGARPTSSDGDGDGDGDGGDGGGFFFDEEEEDAPRRARGRRSRTRTLRFTGEALAGVQVQVEVANVEVDERACGEDSDEEAEAVVAAVRRWQDPWRRHRDATAPARSTYSTTAAHPLHPIVGVADPTAFDGTTDPAREDPAAAAMRRTMWRRDDDADAIDDDDDEIRGTPFGEFSAAVDDDEPAHPRRDDGRGLPAMDADIRDAARAIEEARRVLDRELTSSAGGYEDAMDEAVDAAFARAEETLARTEETAAALSPGALSPGGVAGGGTGGPCRSAGRPGKDKVDGGGDDEVGGEISRRAGVDVSTDSAFDGGGAGGAGSAAVFRSRSLESTPPAAPASDLSSASSAASPAGGASGGANVATLARRSSSKKRIEMPPSAVAGHDRPSTRLHSPAAKSRPTSREARFGSPARERGGAHLGAHPGAHPGAHPGASAASAFASAFGLGGYGFDPTDPSLAHNGGTCPRGVADLVMSRESRLVGALRGEIRRAREERMELEARCQGLQLRSSAAEWERDRLRSHVEELERSLEQHRRALRREVTTRVKVGLDYGDFRGGRHVGSDGSVVGSEHAHHRAPLFPQEVLQAVVRGAVDQSVECALGTGHGGPVGHGAALVDRASGGGGDRRVGGGLSRSSISRAIDDDADSAQTLPAASPPYPAPFVPASDLDLDAGATQLAGGDVVEFAARAPDAGVLEDASHLYSMVRDALRVRT from the coding sequence ATGTCGAGGCTGGGAAGGTCGTCCGACGGCTCCGGGCCGGAGTCGACCCCATCCGGTGTATCCTCGCcatgcgcgcgagcgacttCCGGCCGGAATTCGCCgacacgcgcgtcgtcgagcacgccgtcgaccccATTCCGGGCGCCCGAGTCGAGCTCGACCGGAAACTCTCGAACCTCCGAAACCGCCCGCGTGACGAGACGGGCGCCCCTGCGCATCTcccagggcggcgaggacgacaccgccgcgtgttccccgtcgcccgaggCCCTCTTGGCCGCGATGTCGGAACACGACGACACCCGCGACGTgttcatcgacgccgaggcgctcgcggaggacgttGCCGCGccaggcgagggaggagagcAGCCTCGGGACGATGAtgagacgacgcgcgacgtgAAAAAtaccttcgacgacgacgaagacgaagacgaagacgaagaccccgtcgtggacgcggacaCCGAGCGCGGGCTCCTGTGCGCCTCGAGGGAATCGTCCCTCCATCTCtctcgcgccccccgcgtccacgacgcgttcgactaCGAGCCGCGCTTTGACGGTCccgaggacctcgacgactCGGCCGACGACtcggccgacgacgacgacgacggggatgtccctcgccgagcgttcgcgacgggagctcacgccggcgacgtcagCGACGTCAGCGATGTCAGCGATGTCAGCGACATCGGCCACGTcagcgacgaacgcgacgaacgcgacgaacgcggcgaacgattGGCTTTGACCCCgctccacgacgacgaccggctcgtcgaacgcgacgacgatcggcTGGACGCCGGGAGCGAATTTCGGagcgtgggcgtcggcgcgagcgtgtccgacgtcttcgacgtcgacgacgaaaacCTTTGGCTCGCGTACTCGCCCACGCAGGGGACGTCGTCCCACCCAAATCCCACGGGTTCGGtggacgacgaagacggaGCGGACCCGAGCGGACCGGAGTGGGCGgggccgacgtcgcccctcgcAAACCCCAACCGCCGAGCGAgaccacgacgacggggggtccccgaggggcgacgcgacgtgccgatcggggacgggcgacggtggggcgcgaggccgacgtcgtcggacggcgacggcgacggcgacggcgacggcggcgacggcggcggcttcttcttcgacgaggaggaggaggacgctccccgtcgcgcccgcggccgtcggTCGCGGACCCGGACGCTGAGGTtcaccggcgaggcgctcgccggcgtgcAGGTGCAGGTCGAGGTGGCGaacgtcgaggtcgacgagcgcgcctgCGGCGAggacagcgacgaggaggcggaggcggtggtggcTGCGGTGCGCCGGTGGCAGGATCcgtggcggcggcatcgcgacgcgaccgccccggcgcggagcacgtactcgaccaccgcggcgcacccgcTGCACcccatcgtcggcgtcgccgacccgaccgcgttcgacggcACGACGGATCCCGCGAGGGaggatcccgcggcggcggcgatgcggcgAACGATGTGGCgcagggacgacgacgcggacgcaatcgacgacgacgacgacgagattcGGGGAACGCCGTTTGGGGAATTTAGTGcggcggtcgacgacgacgagcccgcgcatcctcgcagggacgatggacgcggccttccggcgatggacgcggacattcgcgacgcggcgagggccatcgaggaggcgcggcgcgtgttGGATCGCGAGTTGACGTCATCCGCGGGTGGGTACGAAGACGCTAtggacgaagccgtcgacgcggctttcgcgcgagccgaggagACTTTGGCTCGGACGGAGGAGACGGCTGCGGCGTTGAGCCCGGGGGCGTTGAGCCcgggcggggtcgcgggAGGGGGAACCGGCGGTCCGTGCCGGTCGGCCGGGCGACCGGGCAAGGACAaggtggacggcggcggtgacgacgaggtTGGGGGGGAaatctcgcgtcgcgcgggtgtGGACGTGAGCACGGATAGCGCCTttgacgggggcggcgcgggcggcgccgggtccgcggcggtgttcaGGTCCCGTTCGCTTGAGTctacgccgcccgcggcgcccgcatCGGACCTCTCGAGCGCTTCttcggcggcttcgccggctggcggcgcgtccggcggcgccaacgtCGCGACTCTggcgaggaggtcgtcgtccaagAAGCGTATCGAGATgccgccctccgccgtcgccgggcacgatcgtccctcgacgcggctgcactcccccgccgcgaagagcaggccgacgtcgcgcgaggcgaggttCGGATCACCCGCGcgggaacgcggcggcgcccacctcggcgctcaccccggcgcccaccccggcgcccaccccggcgcgtccgccgcgtcggctttcgcgagcgcgtttggcctcggcggctaCGGTTTCGACCCGACGGACCCGTCGCTCGCTCACAACGGAGGGACGTGCCCGAGGGGTGTCGCGGACCTGGTGATGAGTCGCGAGAGtcggctcgtcggcgcgcttcgAGGCGAGATTCGCCGCGCCAGGGAGGAGCGCATGGAGCTGGAGGCTCGATGCCAGGGTTTGCAACTCAGGAGTTCCGCCGCGGAGTGGGAGCGAGACAGGTTGCGGTCGCACGTCGAGGAGTTGGAGCGGTCGCTCGAGCAGCACAGGCGAgcgctgcgccgcgaggtgacCACGCGGGTCAAGGTTGGGCTGGACTACGGGGACTTTCGGGGCGGTCGGCACGTCGGTTCGGACGGTAGCGTTGTCGGGTCGGAGCACGCGCatcaccgcgcgccgctgTTCCCGCAGGAGGTGCTGCAGGCTGTCGTCaggggcgcggtggaccaGAGCGTCGAGTGCGCCCTGGGCACCGGCCACGGCGGACCGGtcgggcacggcgccgccctcgtcgaccgagcgtcgggcggcggcggggaccgacgcgtcgggggcggtcTCTCCCGGTCCTCGATTTCCCgggccatcgacgacgacgccgactcgGCGCAAACGTTgccagccgcgtcgcccccgtaTCCCGCGCCATTCGTGCCGGCTTCGGatctcgacctcgacgccggggcgacacagctggcgggtggggacgtcgtcgaattcgcggcgcgcgcgcccgacgccggagtcctggaggacgcgtcgcaccTGTACAGCAtggttcgcgacgcgctgcgagTGCGGACCTAG
- a CDS encoding predicted protein, producing the protein MGKAKELRKRPNAKKDAQKAVGKIFGDPTGKKTEAELEEEFNKKVELWCGRIIRGVFMSYSLFGALASAVEWATRPDMPPLVPIGGGDDLAGVNAIVTGGCGGMGLELTRGLAMRGANVVAGCRAPKPPLPDDADADFGSSSGDELLDSLLDPTTIEGIPEGSVRGSAVRHELDLEDFSSVRAFAAKALAEHEGKVDVLIHAAGSMRACENTTDGFESATQVNYLSPVLLNRLVTPRLADRAGSSLKPLGNARVVHVTCSSAASMGGKGADADGVLLASDGVKPRKKGCDPGSRYADSKILLERHARVLARKFDKKNVLVAAVDPGDMLTDYVLKANWRRGGMRYHPAAIVSWAVGKASTAAFGPHGFGSFTKRQPERGAAAVAHVAVGDVFRNVAGTGAGGRVFSDRAGAFTRATGCAREVEHECGVVREPGPKRSEDARVHEAKALKRDETDSEVWKMTSKVLAPWSGELE; encoded by the coding sequence ATGGGtaaggcgaaggagctccGCAAGCGCCCCAACGCCAAGAAAGACGCGCAGAAGGCTGTCGGCAAGATCTTCGGCGACCCGACGGGCAAGAAGaccgaggctgagctcgaggaggagttcAACAAGAAAGTGGAGCTCTGGTGCGGCCGCATCATCCGAGGGGTCTTCATGAGCTACTCGCTGTTcggcgcgttggcgtccgcggtcgagtgggcgacgcgccctGACATGCCCCCTCTCGTgcccatcggcggcggcgacgaccttGCCGGGGTCAACGCCATCGTCACCGGGGGGTGCGGAGGCATGGGGCTCGAGCTCACCCGCGGTTTGGCGATGCGAGGCGCGAACGTGGTGGCGGGTTGCCGAGCGCCCAAGCCCCCTcttcccgacgacgccgacgccgacttCGGATCAtcgtccggcgacgagctcctggaCTCCCTGCTGgacccgacgacgatcgaGGGCATACCCGAAGGGTCCGTTCGCGGATCCGCGGTGCGGCACGAGCTCGACCTCGAAGATTTCTCCAGCgttcgcgcgttcgccgccaaggctctCGCCGAGCACGAGGGTAAAGTGGACGTCCTGatccacgccgccgggtccatGCGCGCGTGCGAGAATACCACGGACGGGTTCGAGTCCGCGACGCAGGTGAACTACCTGTCGCCCGTGCTGCTCAACCGACTCGTGACGCCGCGATTGGCGGACAGAGCGGGTTCGTCGTTAAAACCGCTGGGTAACGCCAGGGTCGTCCACGTCACGtgctcgtccgccgcgtccatgggCGGCAaaggcgcggacgcggacggcgtgctTCTCGCCAGCGACGGCGTCAAGCCGAGGAAGAAGGGATGCGATCCGGGATCGAGGTACGCGGATAGCAAGATTTTGCTCGAGCGGCACGCCCGCGTGTTGGCTCGCAAGTTTGACAAGAAGAacgtgctcgtcgccgccgtggacccGGGGGACATGCTCACGGACTACGTCCTGAAGGCCAACTGGAGACGGGGCGGGATGCGGTACCATCCCGCGGCCATCGTGTCTTGGGCCGTCGGCAAggcgtcgacggccgcgTTTGGGCCGCACGGCTTTGGTTCGTTCACGAAGCGCCAGCCGGAgcgaggcgccgcggcggtggcgcacgtcgccgtcggggacgTGTTCAGGAACGTcgccgggacgggcgcgggcggtcgGGTCTTCTCGGACAGAGCCGGCGCGTTCACTCGGGCGACGGGTTGCGCTCGCGAGGTTGAGCACGagtgcggcgtcgtccgagaGCCCGGTCCGAAGCGgtcggaggacgcgagggttCACGAGGCGAAGGCGTTGAAGCGGGACGAGACGGACTCGGAGGTTTGGAAGATGACGTCCAAGGTGCTCGCGCCGTGgagcggcgagctcgagtaG
- a CDS encoding predicted protein, whose amino-acid sequence MNVAALSAAAVGVTAPRVAVSTGAARRDARLPSAASLVKTRGSFVDPLRATPGGKEEAESREVLDAFFVGKALAEVLLEKAGEAVSEALSTVGRLEAERDEAVRQFQEDVLAKARDAQRRERGGEDQIR is encoded by the coding sequence ATGAACGTCGCAGCGTTGtctgccgccgcggtgggggtcacggcgccccgcgtcgccgtctcgaccggcgcggcgcggcgcgacgcgcgtctcccgAGCGCGGCCTCGCTGGTAAAAACGAGGGGATCCTTCGTCGATCCccttcgcgcgacgcccgggggTAAGGAAGAGGCCGAAAGTCGAGAGGTGCTGGACGCGTTCTTCGTGggcaaggcgctcgcggaggttcTGCTCGAGAAGGCGGGAGAGGCGGTCTCCGAGGCGCTCAGCACGGTCGGTCGGCTGGAAGCCGAGAGAGATGAAGCCGTCCGCCAGTTTCAGGAGGACGTCCTGGCCAAGGCGAGGGACGCTCAGCGGAGGGAGAGGGGCGGGGAAGACCAGATcaggtga